In one window of Oscillatoria sp. FACHB-1407 DNA:
- a CDS encoding TRAP transporter small permease subunit: MRVLLRFAQAIDRLSEMVGQWCNWLVIITVAVGFYNVSVRYIGRFIGVQLSSNALIELQWYLFSLIFLLGFAYILKHDQNVRVDFWYAHWSERRRTWVNLIGTVLFLIPFCLLGLYATFDPVLGSWGRLPNGTWGTWEVSSDANGLPRAPIKTMVLVGFVLLLLQAIAQTIKYAAVLLGYQQVTQQLHQESENLPFE; this comes from the coding sequence ATGCGGGTTTTATTGAGATTTGCTCAGGCAATCGATCGCCTGAGTGAGATGGTGGGGCAATGGTGTAACTGGCTAGTTATTATCACAGTTGCGGTTGGGTTTTATAACGTTTCTGTACGCTACATTGGGCGATTTATTGGGGTGCAATTGTCATCCAATGCCCTGATTGAGTTGCAGTGGTATTTATTCTCTCTGATCTTTCTACTGGGGTTTGCCTACATTCTGAAGCACGACCAAAATGTGCGGGTCGATTTTTGGTATGCCCATTGGAGCGAACGACGACGCACTTGGGTTAACCTGATCGGCACCGTGCTTTTTCTCATTCCGTTTTGTTTGCTGGGGCTATATGCAACCTTTGATCCCGTGTTGGGGTCGTGGGGGCGATTGCCCAATGGCACCTGGGGAACCTGGGAAGTCTCTTCCGATGCGAATGGATTGCCTCGTGCTCCGATCAAGACGATGGTGTTAGTGGGGTTTGTGTTGCTATTGTTGCAGGCGATCGCCCAAACCATTAAATATGCAGCGGTGCTGTTGGGCTATCAGCAAGTCACCCAACAACTGCACCAGGAAT